A genomic stretch from Neodiprion fabricii isolate iyNeoFabr1 chromosome 3, iyNeoFabr1.1, whole genome shotgun sequence includes:
- the LOC124177577 gene encoding uncharacterized protein LOC124177577 — translation MGGHKRKSSDRDKDYEKLKKRLREMEKKLEKREQRINNDKENDNGGAQNGKLETPGSTVNATPKNPEERETPVIDLSNENETGETSQETQSASGVTETLDLDPEILKIIGETPASEPEGLKLSSHISNRWKMWLKTGQTKETKELLLKKYPRKER, via the exons ATGGGTGGACATAAGAGGAAATCTTCTGATCGAGACaaagattatgaaaaattaaaaaagcgACTGcgtgaaatggaaaagaagCTGGAAAAACGCGAACAGAGGATAAACAACGACAAGGAGAATGACAATGGCGGTGCTCAGAATGGAAAGTTAG AGACTCCAGGGAGCACTGTGAACGCCACACCGAAAAATCCGGAGGAGAGAGAAACTCCAGTTATAGAtttatcaaatgaaaatgaaactggGGAAACATCACAAGAAACACAATCAGCCAGTGGGGTTACAGAAACTTTAGACCTGGACCCAGAGATCCTAAAAATCATCGGAGAAACTCCAGCGTCTGAGCCAGAAGGCTTAAAACTATCAAGTCATATTTCTAATCGCTGGAAAATGTGGCTCAAAACGGGACAAACTAAAGAAACTAAAGAGCTTCTACTCAAAAAATACCCCAGAAAAG AGAGATAA